In the Salvia miltiorrhiza cultivar Shanhuang (shh) chromosome 8, IMPLAD_Smil_shh, whole genome shotgun sequence genome, ACCAGGTTGAATACAGCAAAATGAAGGAGAATTTCTTTGAGAGATTGTTCAATGGATTTGGGAAACCACCAGTTATTGCTCTTTAGATATGTACTAATTAAGGATTTGTTCACTAGCAAGCTAGGTATATATATGTCAATGTTGTAAGAATTTGTTTGAACTACAATTTGTTTGAGGGCTTCACTTTAAACTGTATTCTTTATTCTTTTGTGTGTATTGTTTTGTCATTTCAATTCAAGAAGTCACTATCATTTGTATTCTTGTTGTAaatttgattgtttttttttcaagtgATACATGAATCAAAGCCTGCCAAGTTTTTCTTTATGAAAGCTTAAAAACAGAACAAATATCTTGATGAATTCAACATAATTCAGAAAGCCATAAAAATCAACCTCTAAATTATCTCCAGCAATCTACACATTACAAAAACATCACAACAAgtcataaaaaatttaagaaaagaaacatATTCCAATAAATAGAAAAGACTAAGAAATAAGAAGGTCAATTCATCACATCACAGAACATAAAGTAAAACCTGGATGAACCGAAAAGGCAGCAAACAGCATGAGCAGTGAGCAGAAGAACAGCTCGGGGCTCCTCCGGCGTGAAGAAGAATCGGGCTGCATCCCCATTGGCGACAATGCAGCTCCGGGGCCGGGAGCTGCAAGTGCATCAGGATTTGGAGGGCTTGGGCTAGAGGGAATCAAGGGAGCTGAGGAGTCACTTGGAGCAAGCTCGGGGCCGCCCGGTGAAGGGAAAACCGGATACATATCCGGTGATAACGCAGGcggagatgatgatgatggagAAATGGGGTCAGGCAGCAATGCAGGTGCAGCAGAAATGGTGGAGGCAGGCAAGTTATTACCCAACACAAGTGTACATGAAAATGCCATAAAAGTAgtgataaaaatagtaagagaTTGAGTTGTGTAGTAAGAAGTAGCCATTAATGatagaagaaaaggaaaaaagaagcaAATCTATGTGCAAGGAAGTGCTAGTGAAGTAAATGCAGCACAGGGGTTGGAAGAATGAATGGTTGAATGATTGTTGGAGTCTTCAATCATA is a window encoding:
- the LOC131000504 gene encoding classical arabinogalactan protein 26-like, whose translation is MATSYYTTQSLTIFITTFMAFSCTLVLGNNLPASTISAAPALLPDPISPSSSSPPALSPDMYPVFPSPGGPELAPSDSSAPLIPSSPSPPNPDALAAPGPGAALSPMGMQPDSSSRRRSPELFFCSLLMLFAAFSVHPGFTLCSVM